The genomic DNA CGCGATAAAACCAAATACCGCCACAATCAGGATCAAGATGGGCAAAATGCCGACCGTCTGCATCAGATCGCTCATCAGCATTTTTTTGGCAGAGGCGGACTTCGCCACCTGCTGCGGATGGGTTGAATTTGTCATAGTTGCACCGCCTGATGATGAGAGTCGTTCACGCCGGTCGCCAGCGTCATGATGTTTTCCTGAGAAATTTCTGCTCCGTGAAGTTCACCTGCAATGCTGCCTTCATGCATGACATAGACGCGGTCGCTCATGCCGACGATTTCCGGCAGCTCGCTGGAGATCATCAGGATCGCCACGCCCTTGCGCGCCATCTGGTTCATGATGCGGTAGATTTCACTTTTCGCCCCGACGTCGACGCCGCGCGTCGGTTCGTCCAGAATCAGAATGCGTGGGCCGATGGCCACCCAGCGGGAGATAAGCAGCTTTTGCTGATTGCCCCCGGACAGGCCGCCCGCGCGGACCTGTGAATGCGGCACGCGGATGTTAAGCAGGGCGATCGCATCGTCAGAAATGGTCTGCGCTTTTTTGCGGTTCAGCATGCCGAAGGTGGCGTCGCGCTCCAGCGTCGCCATGGTGATGTTCTCCTGTGCGGCCAGCTCGAGGAACAGCCCTTGTTCTTTGCGGTTCTCGGTGAGAAAACCGATCCCGTTGTCGATGGCGGCACGCGGGGAGTGGATCACCACCGGTTCGCCGTCGACCTCAATCATGCCGCCCGTGGCTTTGCGCGCGCCGAAGATCAGCTGCGCCAGTTCGGAACGTCCGGCGCCCACCAGACCTGCCAGCCCGACAATTTCTCCGGAACGCACCTGCAGACTGCAGGGGAGCACTTTCTTGCCGTCGGTAAGGTGATGCACGTTAAGACGCGGGCTGCCGAGCGGGATATCGCGCTCTTTGTTAAACAGATCGCTTAGCGGACGGCCGACCATCATCTTCACCAGCTCAGAGGCGTTCAGTTTGTCGCGCGTCAGGCTACCGACGTACTGCCCGTCACGCAGAACGCTGACGCGATCGGAGAGTTCATACACTTCCGCCATGCGGTGGCTGATATAGATAATCGCCATTCCTTCCTCTCGCAGGCGCATTATCAGCTCGAACAGGCGATGGGTTTCACGTGAGGAGAGGGCGGCGGTGGGTTCATCCATCACCAGAATGCGGCTGTTGCGGTGCAGCGCGCGGGCAATTTCAACCTGCTGCTGCTCGGCGATGGTCAGCCTCATTACCAGGTCGGTCGCCTTGAAGTGCGCGCCCAGACGGTCAATCACCGCCTGCGCCTGTGCGGCCATCTCTTTGCGCTGTACCAGCCCCGCGCGCGACAGCTCGCTGCCCAGGAAAATGTTTTCAGCGACGGTCAGATTGGGGGCAAGCTGCATCTCCTGATAAATGAGGGTGATACCCGCGGCCAGCGCATCCTTTGGCCCTTTGATGTGAAACGGCTGTCCGTCAATCAGGATCTCGCCGCTGGTGGCGGTATAGGCCCCCGCGAGGATCTTCATCAGGGTACTCTTTCCTGCGCCGTTTTCCCCCATCAGC from Enterobacter ludwigii includes the following:
- a CDS encoding sugar ABC transporter ATP-binding protein; protein product: MSRTPVLEMRNIAKTFGHFHALKGVDLTVYPGEIHALMGENGAGKSTLMKILAGAYTATSGEILIDGQPFHIKGPKDALAAGITLIYQEMQLAPNLTVAENIFLGSELSRAGLVQRKEMAAQAQAVIDRLGAHFKATDLVMRLTIAEQQQVEIARALHRNSRILVMDEPTAALSSRETHRLFELIMRLREEGMAIIYISHRMAEVYELSDRVSVLRDGQYVGSLTRDKLNASELVKMMVGRPLSDLFNKERDIPLGSPRLNVHHLTDGKKVLPCSLQVRSGEIVGLAGLVGAGRSELAQLIFGARKATGGMIEVDGEPVVIHSPRAAIDNGIGFLTENRKEQGLFLELAAQENITMATLERDATFGMLNRKKAQTISDDAIALLNIRVPHSQVRAGGLSGGNQQKLLISRWVAIGPRILILDEPTRGVDVGAKSEIYRIMNQMARKGVAILMISSELPEIVGMSDRVYVMHEGSIAGELHGAEISQENIMTLATGVNDSHHQAVQL